From Bos mutus isolate GX-2022 chromosome 5, NWIPB_WYAK_1.1, whole genome shotgun sequence, one genomic window encodes:
- the SLC26A10P gene encoding solute carrier family 26 member 10 isoform X4: protein MSGLPGARTCPGPGEASDLKSPLSAKFREPLTETRFQQLFGDAEQEPELLAEPRWSRLWRRRASACSGPGAWRLLLARLPPLRWLPHYRWRAWLLGDAVAGLTVGIVHVPQGMAFALLTSVPPVFGLYTSFFPVLIYTLLGTGRHLSTGTFAVLSLMTGSAVERLVPEPLSGNLSGIEKEQLDAQRVGAAAAVAFGSGALMLGMFALQLGVLATFLSEPVVKALTSGAALHVLVSQLPSLLGVPLPRQIGCFALFKTLAAVLTALPRSSPAELTISALSLALLVPVKELNVRFRDRLPTPIPGEIAMVLLASVLCFTSSLDTRYNVQIVGLLPGGFPQPLLPSLAELPRILADSLPMALVTFAVSASLASIYADKYSYTIDSNQELLAHGVSNLVSSLFSCFPNSATLATTSLLVDAGGNTQLAGLFSCMVVLSVLLWLGPLFYYLPKAVLACINISSMRQMFFQMRELPQLWRISRVDFAVWMVTWVAVVTLSVDLGLAVGVVFSMMTVVCRTQRVQCLALGLAEGTELYRPLRESHKLLQVPGLCILSYPAPLYFGTRGQFRRVLEWHLGLGEGRKEAPKTDGPPDAAAEPVRVVVLDCSGVTFADAAGAREVVQLASRCRDAGIHLLLAQCNGAQWSKDLHSVGLTRSFGVWRAPTRHV, encoded by the exons ATGAGTGGGCTACCGGGCGCCAGGACCTGCCCAGGTCCAGGAGAGGCCTCCGACCTTAAGTCCCCTCTGAGCGCCAAGTTCAGGGAACCTCTCACCGAGACCCGGTTCCAGCAGCTCTTCGGAGACGCAGAGCAGGAGCCCGAGCTGCTCGCGGAGCCGCGCTGGTCCCGGCTGTGGCGGCGGCGGGCCAGCGCCTGCTCTGGACCAGGGGCGTGGCGCCTGCTCCTGGCGCGGCTGCCTCCGCTGCGCTGGCTGCCCCACTACCGCTGGCGGGCCTGGCTGCTCGGGGACGCGGTGGCCGGACTGACCGTGGGCATCGTGCACGTGCCCCAGG GCATGGCTTTTGCCCTCCTGACCTCTGTGCCCCCAGTGTTCGGACTCTACACTTCTTTCTTTCCCGTCCTCATCTACACCTTGTTGGGTACTGGGAGACACCTGTCTACTG GAACTTTCGCTGTCCTCAGCCTCATGACCGGCTCGGCCGTGGAGCGGCTGGTGCCCGAACCCCTCTCGGGGAACCTGAGCGGAATTGAGAAGGAACAGTTGGATGCTCAGCGGGTTGGTGCGGCTGCGGCAGTGGCCTTCGGGAGCGGGGCCCTGATG CTGGGGATGTTTGCCCTGCAGCTGGGCGTCCTGGCCACCTTCTTGTCGGAGCCTGTAGTCAAAGCGCTGACCAGCGGGGCCGCCCTGCATGTGCTCGTGTCCCAGCTGCCTAGCCTTTTGGGGGTGCCCCTCCCACGTCAGATTGGCTGCTTCGCTCTTttcaag ACGTTGGCTGCTGTGTTGACGGCGCTGCCCCGGAGCAGTCCCGCCGAGCTGACCATCTCGGCACTCAGCCTGGCGCTGCTCGTGCCGGTCAAGGAACTGAACGTGAGATTCAGAGACAGGCTACCCACCCCCATCCCGGGGGAAATCGCCATG GTGCTTCTGGCCTCTGTGCTCTGCTTCACCTCTTCCCTGGACACAAGATACAATGTCCAGATAGTTGGGTTGCTGCCTGGAGG ATTTCCCCAACCTCTCCTCCCCAGCCTGGCTGAGCTGCCCAGGATTCTGGCCGACTCGTTGCCCATGGCGCTGGTTACCTTTGCAGTGTCTGCCTCCCTGGCCTCCATCTATGCAGACAAGTACAGCTACACTATTGACTCCAACCAG GAGCTCCTGGCACATGGTGTCTCCAACCTcgtctcctccctcttctcttgctTTCCCAACTCTGCCACATTGGCTACGACCAGCCTACTCGTGGATGCTGGTGGGAACACACAG CTGGCAGGCCTCTTCTCCTGCATGGTTGTCCTGTCTGTACTACTGTGGCTGGGGCCCCTCTTCTACTATCTGCCCAAG GCTGTCTTGGCCTGCATCAACATCTCCAGCATGCGCCAGATGTTCTTCCAGATGCGAGAACTCCCTCAACTATGGCGCATCAGCCGCGTGGACTTT GCTGTGTGGATGGTCACATGGGTGGCTGTCGTGACCCTGAGTGTGGACCTGGGCCTGGCTGTAGGTGTGGTCTTCTCCATGATGACTGTGGTCTGCCGAACCCAGAG ggtacagtgcctggcacttggaCTGGCTGAGGGGACAGAGCTCTACCGGCCACTCAGAGAGAGCCACAAG CTCCTCCAGGTCCCAGGGCTCTGCATCCTGAGCTATCCAGCACCACTTTACTTTGGGACCCGAGGGCAGTTTCGCCGTGTCCTGGAGTGGCATCTGGGgcttggagaaggaagaaag GAGGCTCCAAAGACAGATGGCCCACCTGATGCAG CTGCCGAGCCTGTCAGGGTGGTGGTCCTAGACTGCAGTGGTGTCACCTTTGCAGATGCTGCAGGGGCCAGAGAAGTGGTTCAG CTGGCCAGTCGATGCCGAGACGCTGGGATCCACCTTCTCCTGGCTCAGTGTAATG GAGCTCAATGGTCCAAAGACTTGCACAGTGTGGGTCTGACCCGGTCATTTGGTGTGTGGAGGGCCCCAACGAGACATGTGTGA
- the SLC26A10P gene encoding solute carrier family 26 member 10 isoform X8: MSGLPGARTCPGPGEASDLKSPLSAKFREPLTETRFQQLFGDAEQEPELLAEPRWSRLWRRRASACSGPGAWRLLLARLPPLRWLPHYRWRAWLLGDAVAGLTVGIVHVPQGTFAVLSLMTGSAVERLVPEPLSGNLSGIEKEQLDAQRLGMFALQLGVLATFLSEPVVKALTSGAALHVLVSQLPSLLGVPLPRQIGCFALFKTLAAVLTALPRSSPAELTISALSLALLVPVKELNVRFRDRLPTPIPGEIAMVLLASVLCFTSSLDTRYNVQIVGLLPGGFPQPLLPSLAELPRILADSLPMALVTFAVSASLASIYADKYSYTIDSNQELLAHGVSNLVSSLFSCFPNSATLATTSLLVDAGGNTQLAGLFSCMVVLSVLLWLGPLFYYLPKAVLACINISSMRQMFFQMRELPQLWRISRVDFAVWMVTWVAVVTLSVDLGLAVGVVFSMMTVVCRTQRVQCLALGLAEGTELYRPLRESHKLLQVPGLCILSYPAPLYFGTRGQFRRVLEWHLGLGEGRKEAPKTDGPPDAAAEPVRVVVLDCSGVTFADAAGAREVVQLASRCRDAGIHLLLAQCNASVLGTLTQAGLLDRVTPEQLFVSVQDAAAHALERLELNGPKTCTVWV, translated from the exons ATGAGTGGGCTACCGGGCGCCAGGACCTGCCCAGGTCCAGGAGAGGCCTCCGACCTTAAGTCCCCTCTGAGCGCCAAGTTCAGGGAACCTCTCACCGAGACCCGGTTCCAGCAGCTCTTCGGAGACGCAGAGCAGGAGCCCGAGCTGCTCGCGGAGCCGCGCTGGTCCCGGCTGTGGCGGCGGCGGGCCAGCGCCTGCTCTGGACCAGGGGCGTGGCGCCTGCTCCTGGCGCGGCTGCCTCCGCTGCGCTGGCTGCCCCACTACCGCTGGCGGGCCTGGCTGCTCGGGGACGCGGTGGCCGGACTGACCGTGGGCATCGTGCACGTGCCCCAGG GAACTTTCGCTGTCCTCAGCCTCATGACCGGCTCGGCCGTGGAGCGGCTGGTGCCCGAACCCCTCTCGGGGAACCTGAGCGGAATTGAGAAGGAACAGTTGGATGCTCAGCGG CTGGGGATGTTTGCCCTGCAGCTGGGCGTCCTGGCCACCTTCTTGTCGGAGCCTGTAGTCAAAGCGCTGACCAGCGGGGCCGCCCTGCATGTGCTCGTGTCCCAGCTGCCTAGCCTTTTGGGGGTGCCCCTCCCACGTCAGATTGGCTGCTTCGCTCTTttcaag ACGTTGGCTGCTGTGTTGACGGCGCTGCCCCGGAGCAGTCCCGCCGAGCTGACCATCTCGGCACTCAGCCTGGCGCTGCTCGTGCCGGTCAAGGAACTGAACGTGAGATTCAGAGACAGGCTACCCACCCCCATCCCGGGGGAAATCGCCATG GTGCTTCTGGCCTCTGTGCTCTGCTTCACCTCTTCCCTGGACACAAGATACAATGTCCAGATAGTTGGGTTGCTGCCTGGAGG ATTTCCCCAACCTCTCCTCCCCAGCCTGGCTGAGCTGCCCAGGATTCTGGCCGACTCGTTGCCCATGGCGCTGGTTACCTTTGCAGTGTCTGCCTCCCTGGCCTCCATCTATGCAGACAAGTACAGCTACACTATTGACTCCAACCAG GAGCTCCTGGCACATGGTGTCTCCAACCTcgtctcctccctcttctcttgctTTCCCAACTCTGCCACATTGGCTACGACCAGCCTACTCGTGGATGCTGGTGGGAACACACAG CTGGCAGGCCTCTTCTCCTGCATGGTTGTCCTGTCTGTACTACTGTGGCTGGGGCCCCTCTTCTACTATCTGCCCAAG GCTGTCTTGGCCTGCATCAACATCTCCAGCATGCGCCAGATGTTCTTCCAGATGCGAGAACTCCCTCAACTATGGCGCATCAGCCGCGTGGACTTT GCTGTGTGGATGGTCACATGGGTGGCTGTCGTGACCCTGAGTGTGGACCTGGGCCTGGCTGTAGGTGTGGTCTTCTCCATGATGACTGTGGTCTGCCGAACCCAGAG ggtacagtgcctggcacttggaCTGGCTGAGGGGACAGAGCTCTACCGGCCACTCAGAGAGAGCCACAAG CTCCTCCAGGTCCCAGGGCTCTGCATCCTGAGCTATCCAGCACCACTTTACTTTGGGACCCGAGGGCAGTTTCGCCGTGTCCTGGAGTGGCATCTGGGgcttggagaaggaagaaag GAGGCTCCAAAGACAGATGGCCCACCTGATGCAG CTGCCGAGCCTGTCAGGGTGGTGGTCCTAGACTGCAGTGGTGTCACCTTTGCAGATGCTGCAGGGGCCAGAGAAGTGGTTCAG CTGGCCAGTCGATGCCGAGACGCTGGGATCCACCTTCTCCTGGCTCAGTGTAATG CCTCAGTGCTGGGGACGCTGACCCAGGCAGGACTCCTGGACAGAGTGACCCCAGAACAGCTGTTTGTGAGTGTCCAGGATGCAGCTGCGCATGCTCTGGAGAGGCTG GAGCTCAATGGTCCAAAGACTTGCACAGTGTGGGTCTGA
- the SLC26A10P gene encoding solute carrier family 26 member 10 isoform X6, with translation MSGLPGARTCPGPGEASDLKSPLSAKFREPLTETRFQQLFGDAEQEPELLAEPRWSRLWRRRASACSGPGAWRLLLARLPPLRWLPHYRWRAWLLGDAVAGLTVGIVHVPQGTFAVLSLMTGSAVERLVPEPLSGNLSGIEKEQLDAQRVGAAAAVAFGSGALMLGMFALQLGVLATFLSEPVVKALTSGAALHVLVSQLPSLLGVPLPRQIGCFALFKTLAAVLTALPRSSPAELTISALSLALLVPVKELNVRFRDRLPTPIPGEIAMVLLASVLCFTSSLDTRYNVQIVGLLPGGFPQPLLPSLAELPRILADSLPMALVTFAVSASLASIYADKYSYTIDSNQELLAHGVSNLVSSLFSCFPNSATLATTSLLVDAGGNTQLAGLFSCMVVLSVLLWLGPLFYYLPKAVLACINISSMRQMFFQMRELPQLWRISRVDFAVWMVTWVAVVTLSVDLGLAVGVVFSMMTVVCRTQRVQCLALGLAEGTELYRPLRESHKLLQVPGLCILSYPAPLYFGTRGQFRRVLEWHLGLGEGRKEAPKTDGPPDAAAEPVRVVVLDCSGVTFADAAGAREVVQLASRCRDAGIHLLLAQCNASVLGTLTQAGLLDRVTPEQLFVSVQDAAAHALERLELNGPKTCTVWV, from the exons ATGAGTGGGCTACCGGGCGCCAGGACCTGCCCAGGTCCAGGAGAGGCCTCCGACCTTAAGTCCCCTCTGAGCGCCAAGTTCAGGGAACCTCTCACCGAGACCCGGTTCCAGCAGCTCTTCGGAGACGCAGAGCAGGAGCCCGAGCTGCTCGCGGAGCCGCGCTGGTCCCGGCTGTGGCGGCGGCGGGCCAGCGCCTGCTCTGGACCAGGGGCGTGGCGCCTGCTCCTGGCGCGGCTGCCTCCGCTGCGCTGGCTGCCCCACTACCGCTGGCGGGCCTGGCTGCTCGGGGACGCGGTGGCCGGACTGACCGTGGGCATCGTGCACGTGCCCCAGG GAACTTTCGCTGTCCTCAGCCTCATGACCGGCTCGGCCGTGGAGCGGCTGGTGCCCGAACCCCTCTCGGGGAACCTGAGCGGAATTGAGAAGGAACAGTTGGATGCTCAGCGGGTTGGTGCGGCTGCGGCAGTGGCCTTCGGGAGCGGGGCCCTGATG CTGGGGATGTTTGCCCTGCAGCTGGGCGTCCTGGCCACCTTCTTGTCGGAGCCTGTAGTCAAAGCGCTGACCAGCGGGGCCGCCCTGCATGTGCTCGTGTCCCAGCTGCCTAGCCTTTTGGGGGTGCCCCTCCCACGTCAGATTGGCTGCTTCGCTCTTttcaag ACGTTGGCTGCTGTGTTGACGGCGCTGCCCCGGAGCAGTCCCGCCGAGCTGACCATCTCGGCACTCAGCCTGGCGCTGCTCGTGCCGGTCAAGGAACTGAACGTGAGATTCAGAGACAGGCTACCCACCCCCATCCCGGGGGAAATCGCCATG GTGCTTCTGGCCTCTGTGCTCTGCTTCACCTCTTCCCTGGACACAAGATACAATGTCCAGATAGTTGGGTTGCTGCCTGGAGG ATTTCCCCAACCTCTCCTCCCCAGCCTGGCTGAGCTGCCCAGGATTCTGGCCGACTCGTTGCCCATGGCGCTGGTTACCTTTGCAGTGTCTGCCTCCCTGGCCTCCATCTATGCAGACAAGTACAGCTACACTATTGACTCCAACCAG GAGCTCCTGGCACATGGTGTCTCCAACCTcgtctcctccctcttctcttgctTTCCCAACTCTGCCACATTGGCTACGACCAGCCTACTCGTGGATGCTGGTGGGAACACACAG CTGGCAGGCCTCTTCTCCTGCATGGTTGTCCTGTCTGTACTACTGTGGCTGGGGCCCCTCTTCTACTATCTGCCCAAG GCTGTCTTGGCCTGCATCAACATCTCCAGCATGCGCCAGATGTTCTTCCAGATGCGAGAACTCCCTCAACTATGGCGCATCAGCCGCGTGGACTTT GCTGTGTGGATGGTCACATGGGTGGCTGTCGTGACCCTGAGTGTGGACCTGGGCCTGGCTGTAGGTGTGGTCTTCTCCATGATGACTGTGGTCTGCCGAACCCAGAG ggtacagtgcctggcacttggaCTGGCTGAGGGGACAGAGCTCTACCGGCCACTCAGAGAGAGCCACAAG CTCCTCCAGGTCCCAGGGCTCTGCATCCTGAGCTATCCAGCACCACTTTACTTTGGGACCCGAGGGCAGTTTCGCCGTGTCCTGGAGTGGCATCTGGGgcttggagaaggaagaaag GAGGCTCCAAAGACAGATGGCCCACCTGATGCAG CTGCCGAGCCTGTCAGGGTGGTGGTCCTAGACTGCAGTGGTGTCACCTTTGCAGATGCTGCAGGGGCCAGAGAAGTGGTTCAG CTGGCCAGTCGATGCCGAGACGCTGGGATCCACCTTCTCCTGGCTCAGTGTAATG CCTCAGTGCTGGGGACGCTGACCCAGGCAGGACTCCTGGACAGAGTGACCCCAGAACAGCTGTTTGTGAGTGTCCAGGATGCAGCTGCGCATGCTCTGGAGAGGCTG GAGCTCAATGGTCCAAAGACTTGCACAGTGTGGGTCTGA
- the SLC26A10P gene encoding solute carrier family 26 member 10 isoform X1, translating to MSGLPGARTCPGPGEASDLKSPLSAKFREPLTETRFQQLFGDAEQEPELLAEPRWSRLWRRRASACSGPGAWRLLLARLPPLRWLPHYRWRAWLLGDAVAGLTVGIVHVPQGMAFALLTSVPPVFGLYTSFFPVLIYTLLGTGRHLSTGTFAVLSLMTGSAVERLVPEPLSGNLSGIEKEQLDAQRVGAAAAVAFGSGALMLGMFALQLGVLATFLSEPVVKALTSGAALHVLVSQLPSLLGVPLPRQIGCFALFKTLAAVLTALPRSSPAELTISALSLALLVPVKELNVRFRDRLPTPIPGEIAMVLLASVLCFTSSLDTRYNVQIVGLLPGGFPQPLLPSLAELPRILADSLPMALVTFAVSASLASIYADKYSYTIDSNQELLAHGVSNLVSSLFSCFPNSATLATTSLLVDAGGNTQLAGLFSCMVVLSVLLWLGPLFYYLPKAVLACINISSMRQMFFQMRELPQLWRISRVDFAVWMVTWVAVVTLSVDLGLAVGVVFSMMTVVCRTQRVQCLALGLAEGTELYRPLRESHKLLQVPGLCILSYPAPLYFGTRGQFRRVLEWHLGLGEGRKEAPKTDGPPDAAAEPVRVVVLDCSGVTFADAAGAREVVQLASRCRDAGIHLLLAQCNASVLGTLTQAGLLDRVTPEQLFVSVQDAAAHALERLELNGPKTCTVWV from the exons ATGAGTGGGCTACCGGGCGCCAGGACCTGCCCAGGTCCAGGAGAGGCCTCCGACCTTAAGTCCCCTCTGAGCGCCAAGTTCAGGGAACCTCTCACCGAGACCCGGTTCCAGCAGCTCTTCGGAGACGCAGAGCAGGAGCCCGAGCTGCTCGCGGAGCCGCGCTGGTCCCGGCTGTGGCGGCGGCGGGCCAGCGCCTGCTCTGGACCAGGGGCGTGGCGCCTGCTCCTGGCGCGGCTGCCTCCGCTGCGCTGGCTGCCCCACTACCGCTGGCGGGCCTGGCTGCTCGGGGACGCGGTGGCCGGACTGACCGTGGGCATCGTGCACGTGCCCCAGG GCATGGCTTTTGCCCTCCTGACCTCTGTGCCCCCAGTGTTCGGACTCTACACTTCTTTCTTTCCCGTCCTCATCTACACCTTGTTGGGTACTGGGAGACACCTGTCTACTG GAACTTTCGCTGTCCTCAGCCTCATGACCGGCTCGGCCGTGGAGCGGCTGGTGCCCGAACCCCTCTCGGGGAACCTGAGCGGAATTGAGAAGGAACAGTTGGATGCTCAGCGGGTTGGTGCGGCTGCGGCAGTGGCCTTCGGGAGCGGGGCCCTGATG CTGGGGATGTTTGCCCTGCAGCTGGGCGTCCTGGCCACCTTCTTGTCGGAGCCTGTAGTCAAAGCGCTGACCAGCGGGGCCGCCCTGCATGTGCTCGTGTCCCAGCTGCCTAGCCTTTTGGGGGTGCCCCTCCCACGTCAGATTGGCTGCTTCGCTCTTttcaag ACGTTGGCTGCTGTGTTGACGGCGCTGCCCCGGAGCAGTCCCGCCGAGCTGACCATCTCGGCACTCAGCCTGGCGCTGCTCGTGCCGGTCAAGGAACTGAACGTGAGATTCAGAGACAGGCTACCCACCCCCATCCCGGGGGAAATCGCCATG GTGCTTCTGGCCTCTGTGCTCTGCTTCACCTCTTCCCTGGACACAAGATACAATGTCCAGATAGTTGGGTTGCTGCCTGGAGG ATTTCCCCAACCTCTCCTCCCCAGCCTGGCTGAGCTGCCCAGGATTCTGGCCGACTCGTTGCCCATGGCGCTGGTTACCTTTGCAGTGTCTGCCTCCCTGGCCTCCATCTATGCAGACAAGTACAGCTACACTATTGACTCCAACCAG GAGCTCCTGGCACATGGTGTCTCCAACCTcgtctcctccctcttctcttgctTTCCCAACTCTGCCACATTGGCTACGACCAGCCTACTCGTGGATGCTGGTGGGAACACACAG CTGGCAGGCCTCTTCTCCTGCATGGTTGTCCTGTCTGTACTACTGTGGCTGGGGCCCCTCTTCTACTATCTGCCCAAG GCTGTCTTGGCCTGCATCAACATCTCCAGCATGCGCCAGATGTTCTTCCAGATGCGAGAACTCCCTCAACTATGGCGCATCAGCCGCGTGGACTTT GCTGTGTGGATGGTCACATGGGTGGCTGTCGTGACCCTGAGTGTGGACCTGGGCCTGGCTGTAGGTGTGGTCTTCTCCATGATGACTGTGGTCTGCCGAACCCAGAG ggtacagtgcctggcacttggaCTGGCTGAGGGGACAGAGCTCTACCGGCCACTCAGAGAGAGCCACAAG CTCCTCCAGGTCCCAGGGCTCTGCATCCTGAGCTATCCAGCACCACTTTACTTTGGGACCCGAGGGCAGTTTCGCCGTGTCCTGGAGTGGCATCTGGGgcttggagaaggaagaaag GAGGCTCCAAAGACAGATGGCCCACCTGATGCAG CTGCCGAGCCTGTCAGGGTGGTGGTCCTAGACTGCAGTGGTGTCACCTTTGCAGATGCTGCAGGGGCCAGAGAAGTGGTTCAG CTGGCCAGTCGATGCCGAGACGCTGGGATCCACCTTCTCCTGGCTCAGTGTAATG CCTCAGTGCTGGGGACGCTGACCCAGGCAGGACTCCTGGACAGAGTGACCCCAGAACAGCTGTTTGTGAGTGTCCAGGATGCAGCTGCGCATGCTCTGGAGAGGCTG GAGCTCAATGGTCCAAAGACTTGCACAGTGTGGGTCTGA
- the SLC26A10P gene encoding solute carrier family 26 member 10 isoform X2, translating into MSGLPGARTCPGPGEASDLKSPLSAKFREPLTETRFQQLFGDAEQEPELLAEPRWSRLWRRRASACSGPGAWRLLLARLPPLRWLPHYRWRAWLLGDAVAGLTVGIVHVPQGMAFALLTSVPPVFGLYTSFFPVLIYTLLGTGRHLSTGTFAVLSLMTGSAVERLVPEPLSGNLSGIEKEQLDAQRLGMFALQLGVLATFLSEPVVKALTSGAALHVLVSQLPSLLGVPLPRQIGCFALFKTLAAVLTALPRSSPAELTISALSLALLVPVKELNVRFRDRLPTPIPGEIAMVLLASVLCFTSSLDTRYNVQIVGLLPGGFPQPLLPSLAELPRILADSLPMALVTFAVSASLASIYADKYSYTIDSNQELLAHGVSNLVSSLFSCFPNSATLATTSLLVDAGGNTQLAGLFSCMVVLSVLLWLGPLFYYLPKAVLACINISSMRQMFFQMRELPQLWRISRVDFAVWMVTWVAVVTLSVDLGLAVGVVFSMMTVVCRTQRVQCLALGLAEGTELYRPLRESHKLLQVPGLCILSYPAPLYFGTRGQFRRVLEWHLGLGEGRKEAPKTDGPPDAAAEPVRVVVLDCSGVTFADAAGAREVVQLASRCRDAGIHLLLAQCNASVLGTLTQAGLLDRVTPEQLFVSVQDAAAHALERLELNGPKTCTVWV; encoded by the exons ATGAGTGGGCTACCGGGCGCCAGGACCTGCCCAGGTCCAGGAGAGGCCTCCGACCTTAAGTCCCCTCTGAGCGCCAAGTTCAGGGAACCTCTCACCGAGACCCGGTTCCAGCAGCTCTTCGGAGACGCAGAGCAGGAGCCCGAGCTGCTCGCGGAGCCGCGCTGGTCCCGGCTGTGGCGGCGGCGGGCCAGCGCCTGCTCTGGACCAGGGGCGTGGCGCCTGCTCCTGGCGCGGCTGCCTCCGCTGCGCTGGCTGCCCCACTACCGCTGGCGGGCCTGGCTGCTCGGGGACGCGGTGGCCGGACTGACCGTGGGCATCGTGCACGTGCCCCAGG GCATGGCTTTTGCCCTCCTGACCTCTGTGCCCCCAGTGTTCGGACTCTACACTTCTTTCTTTCCCGTCCTCATCTACACCTTGTTGGGTACTGGGAGACACCTGTCTACTG GAACTTTCGCTGTCCTCAGCCTCATGACCGGCTCGGCCGTGGAGCGGCTGGTGCCCGAACCCCTCTCGGGGAACCTGAGCGGAATTGAGAAGGAACAGTTGGATGCTCAGCGG CTGGGGATGTTTGCCCTGCAGCTGGGCGTCCTGGCCACCTTCTTGTCGGAGCCTGTAGTCAAAGCGCTGACCAGCGGGGCCGCCCTGCATGTGCTCGTGTCCCAGCTGCCTAGCCTTTTGGGGGTGCCCCTCCCACGTCAGATTGGCTGCTTCGCTCTTttcaag ACGTTGGCTGCTGTGTTGACGGCGCTGCCCCGGAGCAGTCCCGCCGAGCTGACCATCTCGGCACTCAGCCTGGCGCTGCTCGTGCCGGTCAAGGAACTGAACGTGAGATTCAGAGACAGGCTACCCACCCCCATCCCGGGGGAAATCGCCATG GTGCTTCTGGCCTCTGTGCTCTGCTTCACCTCTTCCCTGGACACAAGATACAATGTCCAGATAGTTGGGTTGCTGCCTGGAGG ATTTCCCCAACCTCTCCTCCCCAGCCTGGCTGAGCTGCCCAGGATTCTGGCCGACTCGTTGCCCATGGCGCTGGTTACCTTTGCAGTGTCTGCCTCCCTGGCCTCCATCTATGCAGACAAGTACAGCTACACTATTGACTCCAACCAG GAGCTCCTGGCACATGGTGTCTCCAACCTcgtctcctccctcttctcttgctTTCCCAACTCTGCCACATTGGCTACGACCAGCCTACTCGTGGATGCTGGTGGGAACACACAG CTGGCAGGCCTCTTCTCCTGCATGGTTGTCCTGTCTGTACTACTGTGGCTGGGGCCCCTCTTCTACTATCTGCCCAAG GCTGTCTTGGCCTGCATCAACATCTCCAGCATGCGCCAGATGTTCTTCCAGATGCGAGAACTCCCTCAACTATGGCGCATCAGCCGCGTGGACTTT GCTGTGTGGATGGTCACATGGGTGGCTGTCGTGACCCTGAGTGTGGACCTGGGCCTGGCTGTAGGTGTGGTCTTCTCCATGATGACTGTGGTCTGCCGAACCCAGAG ggtacagtgcctggcacttggaCTGGCTGAGGGGACAGAGCTCTACCGGCCACTCAGAGAGAGCCACAAG CTCCTCCAGGTCCCAGGGCTCTGCATCCTGAGCTATCCAGCACCACTTTACTTTGGGACCCGAGGGCAGTTTCGCCGTGTCCTGGAGTGGCATCTGGGgcttggagaaggaagaaag GAGGCTCCAAAGACAGATGGCCCACCTGATGCAG CTGCCGAGCCTGTCAGGGTGGTGGTCCTAGACTGCAGTGGTGTCACCTTTGCAGATGCTGCAGGGGCCAGAGAAGTGGTTCAG CTGGCCAGTCGATGCCGAGACGCTGGGATCCACCTTCTCCTGGCTCAGTGTAATG CCTCAGTGCTGGGGACGCTGACCCAGGCAGGACTCCTGGACAGAGTGACCCCAGAACAGCTGTTTGTGAGTGTCCAGGATGCAGCTGCGCATGCTCTGGAGAGGCTG GAGCTCAATGGTCCAAAGACTTGCACAGTGTGGGTCTGA